The genomic window TGTGTAGGTATCTACGCCAATGCTTGCTGTAATGGGGATGGTGCTGCCGCCGTGGTTTACTGTGCAATTTTCAATCGCTTGTCTTAGCCTCTCCGCGACTTGCGAGGCAACTAATTGATAGGTGCTAGGGAAGATGACGGCAATTTCTTCACCGCCATAGCGGCAGGCGATATCCAGTTTGCGAATAGTGTTGCCAATTGCTTTGGCGACAGCCTTAAGCACTTCATCACCCGCTATATGGCCGTGGGTGTCGTTAACTACTTTAAAGTGGTCTAGGTCTATAAGCGCTAATGATGTTGGCTGGCGGCTGCGCTGGGTGCGCTCTAACTCTTGCGCTATGCTTTCGTTGAAATGCTTGCGGTTGTAGAGGCCGGTTAAGGAATCGGTGTTTACCTGCTCGGTAAGCTCAGCAATGCGCGATTCAAGTTGTTGTATATGGTTGTATATAGGGCAGTCATGCTCGCCGAGAGGGCAACTCTCTGGCGAGGCGGAGGTATCTGTGGGTGAAAGATTGTTGGCTTGTGAGGAGTCGCCCATGACGAGTATTGTGTTTCCAAATTGCCCTAAGTGTTTATTAGTTTAGGACAAACGTTGTTTAAAATCCTCATAGCCGAAGTTTTTAATCACTTCCAGCTCGTCGGTGGTCGAATCCCACACACAAATAGATGGCAGGTTGATGCCGTTGAAGGTGGTGTTTTTTACCATGGTGTATATAGCCATGTCTTCAAAGGTCATTCGGTCGCCAATTTGCAGCGGGTTACTAAAGCTGTAGTCGCCAATTACATCGCCTGCTAAGCAGCTAGGGCCACCCAACCGGTAGGTGTGATTGCGCTCGCCGGGTTCACCTGCACCGGTAATGCGTGGGCGGTAGGGCATTTCAATCACATCGGGCATATGGCAAGTGGCAGAGGCATCCAAAATGGCTATGTCCATACCGTTATTAAGCGTGTCTAGTACTTCGCTTACAAATACACCCGCGTTAAGCGCAATAGCTTCGCCGGGCTCTAGGTACACTTGCACGTCGTATTTGGTTTGGAATGCATTTAGGCGCTCAATTAGAGCATCTACTTGGTAGTCTGCACGGGTAATATGATGGCCACCACCAAAATTCACCCATTTTAGTGAGGGTAATATATCGCCAAACTTTTCTTCCACGGCGTCGAGTGTGCGTGCCAAAGGCGCGAAATCTTGCTCGCACAAGGTGTGGAAGTGCAAGCCACTTATGCCGTGAAGATCTTTGTTGGCGAATTGTTTGATAGGTATACCCATACGTGAACAAGGCGCGCACGGGTCATACATGGGGGTTTCACCTTCGGAATGTTCTGGGTTTATGCGCAGGCCAAACTCTAGGTGAGGGCGATCTTGCTGTGCGGCTAGGCAGCGCGCTTTGTATGTTTCCCATTGGTTAAATGAGTTAAATACAAGGTGGTCGCTTACCGCCAAAATTTCTTCAAATTCCTGCGGGCGAAATGCTGCGGAGTATGTATGCACTTCTTTGCCAAATTCTTCGCGGCCGAGTTTTGCTTCGTTTAAGCCGCTGGCGCACACACCATTTAAATATTTCATTACTAACGGGGCGAGCGAAAACATAGAAAATGCTTTTAAAGCGAGCAGCACTTTGGCGCCGCTTTGCTGCTGCACGTAATCGAGAATGCGCAGGTTTTGCTCTAACTTGGCTTTATCAACAACGTAGCACGGGCTGGGTACCCGTGTTACGTCTAAAGTGAATTTTGCTTGTGTCATTAAGAGATAAGACCTGTGCTGTCTAGCTCAACAACTTGCCAAGGCAAGCCATATTGGTTCAAATCATCCATAAATGGGTCTGGGTCGAACTGCTCCATATTCCAAACGCCTGGGCGCTTCCATTTGTTTTCAAGAATCATTTTGGCCCCAATCATTGCTGGTACACCAGTGGTGTAAGAGATGGCTTGTGATTGAACCTCTGCGTAGCATTCTTCGTGATCGCAAATGTTGTATATGTAGTAAATTTTTTCTTGGCCGTCTTTTATGCCTTTGGCTACACAACCAATGCAGGTTTTGCCTTTAGTTAATGGGCCCAAGCTGCCTGGGTCGGGCAGTACGGATTTTAAAAACTGCAATGGAATAACTTCTGTGCCGTTGTAGTCCACAGGGTCGATGCGGGTCATGCCCACGTTTTGCAGTACTTCTAAGTGCTTCAGGTAGTTATCGGAGAAGGTCATCCAAAAACGAGCACGTTTAATTTCTGGGAAGTGTTTGGTGATTGATTCCAACTCTTCGTGGTACATCAAATAAATATTTTTGGGGCCAATACCAGCAGGGAAGTCGTAGCTTTGATTTACCGTTAGCGGGGGCGTTTCACACCACTCGCCGTTTTTCCAGTAGCGACCTTTCGCAGTAACTTCACGAATATTGATTTCTGGGTTGAAGTTAGTGGCAAACGGTTGACCGTGATCACCTGCGTTGCAGTCGATAATATCCAGCTCGTGAATTTCGTCGAGGTAGTGCTTGCGTAAATAGGCGGTGTATACGTTAGTTACACCAGGGTCAAAGCCGCTGCCTAATAACGCTGTTAAGCCTGCCTTTTCAAATTTCTCTTGGTATGCCCACTGCCAGCTGTATTCAAATTTGGCTTCTTCTGGCGGCTCGTAGTTAGCTGTATCCAAGTAATCTATGCCAGCGTTTAAGCATGCATCCATAATGTGTAGGTCTTGGTAGGGCAGGGCTACGTTAACTACTAGGTCTGGCTTTTCTGCTTTTAAAAGTGCAGTTAATTCTTCTACGTTATCGGCATCAACTTGGGCTGTTTTAATCGGGCGCGAAAGTTGCGCGGCAATAGCCTTACATTTTGATTCGGTACGGCTAGCTAAAACAATTTCGTCAAATACTTCTGCTAGCTGGGCACATTTGTGCACAACCACACCACCTACGCCACCGGCGCCAATAATTAATACTTTACTCATAATTGGACTCCAAAAAATAATTTCCCTAACGGGGATGCATTCGTTTAAGAGAAAGACTTAGTCTTTTTCGTAGTAGGTGTAACCCATCATGCTATCTGAAAAAGTTTTCATTATGGATTGGCGTTCGGCGCCTGTAATGAAGCCTTGGCGAACAGAGCGCTCTGCAATTTTGCGGAACCGCTCGCGTAAGTTTTGCGGTTGGTACTCAACGTAGGTGAGTACGTCGGCAATGCTATCGCCTTCAATTTCGTCGGAAAAATCGTAGCTGCCATCTTTTTGAACGCGCACGCTAACCACGTTGGTATCGCCAAACAAATTGTGTAAGTCGCCCAGCGTTTCTTGATAGGCGCCTACTAAAAACACGCCTATATAATATTCTTCGTTTGCTTTTAAATCGTGCAGCGGCAAAGTTTTGCGGGTTTCGTGCATATTGCTAAAGCGGTCTATCTTGCCGTCGCAGTCGCAGGTTATATCGGCAATCATCGCGTTGCGATCGGGGAACTCGTTTAAGCGATGAATAGGGCTGATTGGGAAAATTTGATCAATAGCCCAAATATCTGGCAGCGACTGGAACAAACTGAAGTTGCAGTAGTAAATATCAGATAGCTGCTCTTTTAACTTTTCTATTTCATGCATGGTGCGCGGGGCATCATCGGCAAGTGCCACCAAGCGGTGCATGGTTTGTAGAAATAGGTTTTCTGCAAGTGAGCGAGAGCGCAAAGATATTTGACCGCGTTTAAATAGCTCTCTTATCTCGTCGCGATAGTAAACGGTATCGTTATAGCACTCTTGAATATTACGCAGCGATACAGAATCTAGCGACTCTTTTAAGTTGTGTATAAGCTCGTGCTCGTCTTCTTGTACTTCATCTACAGGTGAGGCCGGCTCAAACTTAGCGACATCCAATACGTTGAATACAAGTACAGATGAATAGGCGATAGTTGCCCGGCCAGATTCGGTAATAATTGTAGGGTGCTCTACACCTTGCGGGTCTAGGGTAGAAATAATGACATCCACTATATCTGTGCAGTATTCATCTAGGGTGTAGTTTTTAGAGTGAATATAGTTAGATTTGGAGCCGTCGTAATCCACCGCTAAGCCACCACCTAAATCTAGGTAGCCCATAGCCGCGCCTTCTTTAACTAGCTCGTTGTAAACGTGACAGGCTTCAAGCACGCCAGAGCGAATGTCGCGAATATTTGGAATTTGCGAGCCCAGGTGGTAGTGCAGCAGCTTAAGGCAGTCGAGCATGCCTTCGGCTTTGAGGGTATCTACCATTTCAATAAGTTGGGCAATAGATAGGCCAAAAATAGACCGATCACCACTGGTGGCGTTCCAGTGTCCACCAACCATAGAGGCTAATTTAACGCGCACGCCAATCATAGGCTTAATGCCCAGCTTGCGGCTGCGTTCAATAATAATAGGTAGCTCAGACGGCGTTTCGATTACAAAGAAGCACTTATAGCCCATTTTGCAGGCCTGTAGGCCTAAATCGATGAACTCGGCATCTTTATAGCCATTGCACACAATACAAGCGTCTTGGCTTTCTAGGTGGGCTAGCGCAATGATGAGCTCGGGTTTAGAGCCCGCCTCAAGGCCGTGACCATATTTAGCGCCCACTTCGGCGATTTCTTCAATAACGTGGCACTGCTGATTCACCTTAATAGGGAACACGCCACGGTATTGGCCTTGGTAGTTGCTGGCTTTGATTGCGGTAGTAAAAGCGTTGTTTAAGCGGCCTATTTGTTCTTCTAGTAAATCTTCAAAGCGTATTAAAACGGGCACATCCATGCCCCGATCCTTAATGTCGGAAACCACGTTTAACAATGGAAGTTCGATGGTTTTGCCGTCAATATTGGGGGTTACAATCACTTTGCCGTCTTCAGACACAGAAAAGTAGCCTACACCCCAGTCATTCACGCCATACAACTCAGTTGAATCGGCGATAGACCAACCTTTTTTAAACGGTATTTTCAATGCTTTGAATCTCACAAATAGGCGGCAGCGCTAGGCTAGCCTTAGGTTTACGAAAAGGCGGCACTATCGCAGATTTAAGGGGGTATTTCTATCCCTTTAGGGGGAATAAGGGTAAGAAAATCGAGCGGATTGGTAATGTAAAGCAGGGGGAGAGCGAAGCTGGGAGAAACCCAGCCTCGCTTAAACTTAATGTCTTGTTGGGCGGCGTTTGCTGTTGTCTTCTTTGATTTTTCGTTCAGCAGCGGCAAAAGCGTCTCTTACGGCAATATGCACGTTAGGGGCATCTTGGCTCACAGTGAGCGGATGGCCTTTCAAGCCAATTTCAATAGAGGCTCGGTAGAGTTTGCCTTTGTGCTTCTGGTTGTGGGGGCTGTCTAACACAACCTTGCTGTGAATTATGGAGTCTGAATAGCGGTGCAGCTTCTCCATTTTCTTATAGATAACATCATTCAGTGCAGGTGAGGTGTCTAAATCGCGGTAAACCACGTCTGCATTTGGCTTCATAAGTGAACCTCCGTTCAAATGATATTCAATACAAGCTTTGTCCGTGGGCTAGCTGTGAAGGGGAGCGGAGAGGCTGTAATGCGGTAGACGCTGCTAAAACGAGGCGAGCGTGTAGCCAAACCTTAATTGCTTTGCAGTACAGGCAATAAATGCCGGATCAAAGCAACTCCTCCTACAATGCGCATAGCGTTGTAGAGCAAAGATAAAGGTGGGCCCACCACTACATATTGAACGTTACAGCAGATAATTCAAGAACTTTTTAAGTATAAAAGCAGCTTTCTATATGCTTCAAAATGCTAACGGTTCTAGTGGATTATTTAGTGGGGGCGTTTATGAGTGTGCATTCTTAACGGATAGCTAGCGGTTAGTTAATGTGTTTATTAAAAATAAAAAATATTTAATTAAAGGCTTGAAAATAAAAATTGCATCCCGACATTAAGTTGTAAGCCAGCTCGATAATGAGTGGCTTAATTTAACCCCGGCTTGATCGTACAGATAAGCCAAAACAAACATATTGCTCGGTTGAGAATATAGAGGATTTAATTATGAGAGATTTCGATTTAACCCCATTGTACCGTTCTGCTATTGGCTTTGATCGCATGGCCGGCCTGCTAGATAATTTAACGCGCGCCGATCAAGCTCAGCCATCTTATCCGCCTTATAACATAGAGTTAACTGGCGAAGATCAATATCGAATTTCTATGGCTGTTGCTGGCTTTGAAGATACAGAACTTTCTATTGAAGTTAAGCAAGGCTATTTAACGGTAATGGGTAAAAAAGCTGAAGAGAAAGCAAGCCGAACCTTCTTACATCAAGGAATTGCTGCGAGAAATTTCGAGCGCCGCTTCCAATTAGCTGACTATGTGCGAGTAGTAGGTGCCAATATGGATAACGGGTTGCTACATGTAGAGCTTGTGCGAGAAATACCAGAGGCAATGAAGCCGCGCACAATTCAAATTACTTCTACAAAACGTAATAATGTTAGATCTGTCGATGGTTCACTAGGTGATAGCGTGCGCGAAGCGCGGCCACTTGATGCTACTGGCACCAACTAATCCTTTAATCTACTTTTTCTAAGGGCCGTTTTAACGGCCCTTTTTCATTTCTAAAAGAATCTACTGTTGAATAACTTTACTTGCCCTTTGTGCCAAACCACTCAAGCTACTCTGTTTTACACGGATAAACGCAGGTCGTATTACCAGTGCGGGTGCTGCCAATTAGTGTTTGTTCCCAGCCAGTATTGGTTGAGCGCTAAAAGTGAAAAACAAGAATACGATAAACATATAAATACCCCAGAAGATACTGGTTATAGAACGTTTTTAAACCGTATTTTTACGCCTGTTTTAGCTCGTTTACCAGCTAAAGCCAAGGGGTTAGATTTCGGCTGCGGCCCAGGGCCAACCCTATCGGTTATGTTTGAAGAGCAGGGCGCGCAGGTAAGCTTGTTTGATAAATTTTATTACCCAGATGATGCCGTGCTAGCAAAGCAGTATGACTTTGTAACTGCAACCGAGGTGTGGGAGCATCTGTCTGATCCGCGCTTAGATTTGGAATTGCTATGGCAATGCGTAAAGCCGGGTGGCGTGCTGGGCGTAATGACTAAACTTGTGCGCGATGCCGAAGCTTTTAAAGGTTGGCATTATAAAAATGATCCAACCCACATAATCTTTTTTTCTCTCGCTACTTTGCGCTATTTGGAGAAAAAGTGGGGGGCGATATTAGAAGTAGTAGCTGCAGATTCCTTTATATTTACTAAGCCTAGTAATTAGCTTGTTAAACGCTAAATAATTTTGCTCTTACGGTTGTTCTGTATTGGCTGGGTGTAACACCTAACGATTTTTTAAATAAATTGGTGAAGTGTGTAGGGTCGTGATAACCCACGCGAAACATTATTTCGGATACGCTTAAATTACTGGTTTGCAATAAGTCTTTGGCTACGTCTATGCGAATATTTTGCAGGTAATGTAGTGGCGTGCGACCGGTTGCGCTTTTAAAGCGACGGGTAAACGTTCTTGGGCTCATGCTAAATAGCTGGGCAACATCATTCAATTTAATCTCTTTTGCGAAATTATCGCGCAGCCAAATTTGTGTTTGAATAATCTCCTCATCTGGGTGAGAGTTTTCTTGCTCTAGTAAGCTTGTGCCGCTTTGGTAGGCTTGCCTAATTTCGTGAAAAAAATGTCTTTCTACATGGCTGGCTACGTGCTTTGAATAATAGCGCTGTATAAACAGTACGGTTAAATCCGCAAGGGCGTTCACACTGCCTGTGCAATAAAGGTTGCCCGCTTGGGTAATAAAATATTGTCGTTTTAGTTGCACGAGCGGGTAGCGGTGCTGAAAGGCATCGAAAAAATGCCAATGAGTGGTAGCGGGTTTGTTGTCGAGCAGGCCTGCTTCTGCCATAAAGCAGCAGCCCGTGCCTACACCTGCAATTGTGCATCCATTTTCATATAAGTTGTTTAGCCATGCGGTAGTGGTTGGCGAGCCAGATACTGTGGGAAACGGGTTGCGCCACAACGCCGGCAAATAAACAATATCGGCATCATCACAGCCCTGCACCGCGCAATCGGCATTTAAGGTTAACCCTGTATGGGTTTTCACTGGTTGGCCGTTCACAGAAGCAAGTTGTATATCCAGCGCTTTTACATTTTTATTTTTAAGGTCGCGCGCGGAATTGTTTAGTGCCTCGGCTGCGCGTAGTAGTTCCAGCGGTAAGGTTACGCTGGTGGCAAGCATATTGGGGCAGAGTAAGAAGACTACTTTCATTCAACGTTAGCCGCAGTGTGTTTACGAAGCGTTAGTTTAACGTTGGGTGGCGCATATGGCTATTACAATTGGCTAAAATGCCCTAATTATGTGGTTGGCTTTGTCTTACACTAGCGCCTTTCTCGCTACCCCACTTGCGGGAGCATAATGATTGATTGCTGCGCAAAGCTTGCCCTTTGCAGTGCATAAGCGCAGCGAATTTAGATACACAAAGGCATCTTCATGACGAATCATTCTAGTGTGTTACCTCTTATTGTTGGTTTCGGTGGCTTTAATGCTGCCGGTCGCAGTTCTGGTCATCAGGCATACTCGCGCATGGTGCTGGAGTCACTCGGCGTAAATGAGCGAAATCAAACTATTGCTGGGTTATCTGCATTAATGGGTTTGAAGGGGGCTGATGAAGAGGCTGTGTTAAGCGGCACATTAGTAAGACGCCTAGAAACTAGGTTTTTTGACCCGGAAGCGGCCCCGGGCGTTAAAAAATTGGCACCAATGGATGCAGTGAAAGGCGTAAATCAATATTTGGTGTCTGGTAAAGAATTACCTAAGCCTTTACCCGCTGGTTGGACTGCAGAGCCATTGGACGAAGGCGGCAAACAGTTTCGCGTAACATTGCCTCAAGAGCAGGCAGTGTTTGTTGAGCATAATACGCCAATGGCAGTGCAGGCAGCGGGCCAATTGCCAACAGGTTTTGAGCCTGGCGATCACTACCGTTCACAGCACCACCCTCGCGGTTTGCAAATGTCTATTTTGGGCGCGTCAGATGCCGTTAAATCCATGGGTTTGGCGTGGTCTGAAATCGTTCAGCTCGTTACACCAGATCAAATTGCTGTATACAGCAGCAGTGTGATGAGCCAGCTAGATGCCACCGGTTTTGGCGGAATGATGCAAGCGCGTCAGCGCGGTGTGCGACCCACATCCAAGCAGTTGGCCATGGGTTTGAACACCATGCCAGCAGATTTTATTAATGCCTATGTGTTAGGTAGCTTGGGGGCAACGGCGGGGATTGCTGGAGCTTGTGCAACATTCTTATACAACTTGCGACAGGGAGTAGAAGATATTCGCTCGGGGCGTCGCAAAGTTGTTATTGTGGGTAGTGCCGAAGCGCCGATTGTGCCTGAAGTAATGGATGGCTATGCCGCTATGAGTGCATTGGCCACCGATACCAACCTTATGAAATTAGATGGCGTAGCAACGCCGGATTACCGCAGAGCCAGTCGTCCATTTGGTGATAACTGCGGTTTCACTTTGGCTGAGTCCTCTCAGTATGTTGTGTTAATGGCAGACGATTTGGCACTCGAACTTGGTGCCCAAGTGTTTGGTGCTGTGCCTGGTGTATATGTAAATGCCGATGGCTATAAAAAATCTATTTCTGCACCTGGGGCGGGTAACTATATAACCATGGCTAAAGCTGTTGGTTTGGCGCAAACCCTTGTGGGGGAGCAGGTAGTCAAGCATCAGTCGTTCGTGCAGGCACACGGCTCTAGTACGCCGCAAAACCGAGTAACCGAGTCGCGAATATTTGACCGCGTAGCGGAAGCTTTTGGTATAGAGAGCTGGCCGGTTGCTGCGGTTAAATCCTATGTTGGTCACTCATTGGGGCCGGCGAGTGGTGACCAGTTAGCTACAAGCTTAGGTATTTTCGCTAAAGGTATAGTGCCTGGTGTAAAAACTATAGCGAAAGTGGCTGACGATGTATTCGCGCAGCGCTTGTCTATTGGTTTAAACGACCAAAATGTGGGTGTAGAGAATTGCAGCGTGGCTTTCTTAAACTCTAAAGGTTTTGGTGGTAACAACGCCACGGCAACGGTATTTTCGCCAAGTATCGCGAATGGTTATTTGCTTAAAAAGTACGGCACAGAGCGCTTTGCTACATACTCATCTGCGCAAGAGAAAACAACCGCTGCGGCCCAATCTTATCTTGACGAAGCAGACAAAGGCGCGCTTAATCCTATCTATGAATTTGGCAACAATATTGTAGATGAGGAGAAAATTCAGATTCAGCGCGATTCAATTCGCATTCCTGGGTTTGAGTTTGAAATTCCTCTGCTAAACGATGAGGGATACGGCGAGTTTTAGCCGATTGCTTGTCCAATAAGGAGTGCGGGGCTTGGCAGATATCAATAGCGAAAATACAGGTGAGGCAAAAGATACTGGGGCGCAATTGTCTGAGCGCCAGCAGTTACTCACCAGTGGCGCTGTTGCCGAGTCCTTGGGGCGCAAGCTTATGCGCTTGCGTCAAGATAGAGGGCTCTCGCAGCGCGAGCTTGCCCGCCGCGCAGAAATGACCAACAGTACCTTATCTATGATAGAGCAGGGTAAGGTGAGCCCTTCGGTAGCATCGCTAGAGCGTATACTCAGTGCAATTCCTATATCACTAGAAGCATTCTTTTCGAATAGCACTGCGCAGGTAGGGGTCTACAAAGAGCAAGAGCTTGCTCGGGTAGATTTACCCGGCTCCACCATTCTTATGCTTGGGCTTTCCGAAACCACCTTGGCGGGGTGCTACTTGGCTAAACAAGTCATACAGCCAGGTGCTTCGGTCACCATTAATTGGCTGCGCCGCTCTGGCGTGATAGCCGCTATGGTGGCTAAGGGTGAGGTTAAAGTCACCATTGATGCCGATGTGCACCTCCTTCGCGAAGGGGATTGCCTGCACTTCAATCTGCGCCGCAGTCACTCAATTTTAAACCCCGGTACCATGCCTGCTGAGCTTATTTGCTCATCACTGCCCGAGTAATTTCTTTTCTTAGTGGCGCTGATTGAGCTCTTGCTGCTCAACCCCCGATTTCTGGCGCCTAAATCCTGTCGCGAACCTAATATTTACTCCATACTGATAACCGCGCCTGTTGGTTTTGCTGCTGGGAGGCTGCCGCGGTTATCTGTGGGCATCTTCTAATTGTTGCTATGCAAAATAAACTGTGCATAATAGCATTCAAACAAGCGTTTGAATTTGGGTTTGATCTATACCCAAACACACTCAATCTTGACAATTACCGAATAACAGAAAGGAAGAGGTCACGATGAAATTTGAAGGTCAGGCAATACGGCTTACACCGCTAGATAATGGCTGTGTAGAGCTCAACTTTGACTTGCAGGGTGAGTCGGTTAATAAGTTTGGTCAAACTGTGTTTAAAGATCTTGCCGAGGTGCTCGATCTCCTTGAATCCGCTAAAGATGTAAAAGGGGTGTTGGTTACTAGCGCCAAGAGTGTGTTTTTTGTGGGCGCAGACATAAACGAATTTGGCCCCATCTTCGCCAAGGGTGAAGAGGCCATTATCGAAGGGGTAAGCAGTGTTAATAAGCTGTTTAGCCGGTTCGAAGACTTGCCATTCCCTTCGGTAGTGGCAATTAATGGCTATGCCTTAGGCGGTGGTTTAGAGTTTTGTTTGGCGTGCGATTACCGTGTAATGAGCACTGCCGCTAAAATAGGCTTGCCCGAAACCAAGTTGGGTATTATTCCTGGTTGGGGTGGTACTGTGCGCTTGTCTCGTGTTGCGGGTGTCGACGTGGCAGTGGAATGGATTGCCGGCGGCACCGAAAACAGACCAGATGCTGCATTAAAAGCAGGCGTAGTAGATGGTATTGTAGAACCTGAAAACCTGCGCGACGCCGCTTTAAAAGTGCTTGCCGATGCTGTTGCTGGTGATCTAGAAATTACTCAGCGCAGAGCTAAGAAAAAAGGCCCCTTAAAACATAACGATATTGAAAGCCTCCTCGCTTTTGAATCTTCCAAGGCCTTTGTTAAAGCAAAAGCTGGTCGCAACTACCCAGCCCCAATCGCCGCAATTGAATCTATGCAACATGGTGCCAAGCTAGGGCGCGATGAGGCTATTCCTGTAGAGACTAAGCTGTTTGCGAAAATGGCGCTTACTAGTGTGGCAGAATCGTTAATAGGTTTATTCCAAAGCGATCAGCTATTAGGTAAAAAAGCTAAAAATTGGGAAAAGCAATCAGACAAAAAAGTAGAGCATGCAGCCGTATTGGGCGCGGGCATTATGGGTGGTGGTATAGCTTATCAGTCTGCCTACCGTGGCGTGCCCATTAAAATGAAAGACATTGCCGCAGCGGGTGTGGAGCTGGGCTTAAAAGAAGCCACCAAGCTTCTTGCGAAGCGCGTCGATAGGGGGCGCATGACCAACCTAGAAATGGGGCAAGTACTAAGCCGCATTGATGGAACTTTAAGCTACGACAATTTTGACGATGTAGATGTAG from Saccharophagus degradans 2-40 includes these protein-coding regions:
- a CDS encoding helix-turn-helix domain-containing protein, with the protein product MADINSENTGEAKDTGAQLSERQQLLTSGAVAESLGRKLMRLRQDRGLSQRELARRAEMTNSTLSMIEQGKVSPSVASLERILSAIPISLEAFFSNSTAQVGVYKEQELARVDLPGSTILMLGLSETTLAGCYLAKQVIQPGASVTINWLRRSGVIAAMVAKGEVKVTIDADVHLLREGDCLHFNLRRSHSILNPGTMPAELICSSLPE
- the fadB gene encoding fatty acid oxidation complex subunit alpha FadB gives rise to the protein MKFEGQAIRLTPLDNGCVELNFDLQGESVNKFGQTVFKDLAEVLDLLESAKDVKGVLVTSAKSVFFVGADINEFGPIFAKGEEAIIEGVSSVNKLFSRFEDLPFPSVVAINGYALGGGLEFCLACDYRVMSTAAKIGLPETKLGIIPGWGGTVRLSRVAGVDVAVEWIAGGTENRPDAALKAGVVDGIVEPENLRDAALKVLADAVAGDLEITQRRAKKKGPLKHNDIESLLAFESSKAFVKAKAGRNYPAPIAAIESMQHGAKLGRDEAIPVETKLFAKMALTSVAESLIGLFQSDQLLGKKAKNWEKQSDKKVEHAAVLGAGIMGGGIAYQSAYRGVPIKMKDIAAAGVELGLKEATKLLAKRVDRGRMTNLEMGQVLSRIDGTLSYDNFDDVDVVVEAVVENPKVKRAVLAEVEDKISTDAILCSNTSTISISYLGEALKRPENFCGMHFFNPVHAMPLVEVIRGAKTSDRAIARTVAYANALGKKAIVVNDCPGFLVNRVLFPYFAGFAMLLRDGADFQQVDKVMERWGWPMGPAYLMDVVGIDTGVHAESVMAEGFPDRMAKTFKAASDILFESGRLGQKSDLGFYAYKEDKKGKPQKVMAEDTYELLKPHCAERKEFSDEEIIARMMVPMATELARCLEEGVVSSAAEADMALIYGLGFPPFRGGVFRWIDSIGIQAFIDMAAPLADLGLVYVPTDGMKALAAKNAKYYNQTQGA